A window of the Haloquadratum walsbyi C23 genome harbors these coding sequences:
- a CDS encoding NAD(+)/NADH kinase has protein sequence MHGRRLATLDEIVGLAAPESAKIIDMVESWAKSNDIGLTVLDVGEDITDEHIEREKTTLGISIGGDGTFLEAARSFAPFQIPLMGINSGTLAFLARVEPLDVEDALTAVYRGRASINARQQYEVTAGDINTTGINEMFLQKHPPEDRYGTKVGSLHVFVDKEYVGKYFGSGLIVSTPTGSTGRAYSNGGPVHYPQNNRTLQIIPHETISAAVDPIVVSQDSEIDIVLDSDFDIDIDGGRQFERLESDTVVHISGANQPVQTVRTPYDDAFITAMVDKLDWGLRTVDNDGPRSALEDNITSSDFKERAARVAREAARSAGEPLQELHGQVENIQYKTDKSDIVTEADYQANDIIETAINSEFPDHIVQSEENDQTVPTEGYAWIIDPLDGTGNFAHGNPNYSISIALLKDRIPVVGVVYAPEPADMFYAIDGRGAYQNDHKIEPTSRSQLDESMLLSGYDPSGEFLQAFYHETQGVRRLGSAALNLAYVASGSADAVWEHDTHPWDVAAGLCLLREVGGKTTDQYGSSYELSFNATDQRTPLLASNGSVHEQLISHIDTSDLMSE, from the coding sequence GGTCGAATCATGGGCGAAATCGAATGACATTGGATTGACCGTTCTTGACGTCGGTGAAGATATAACTGATGAGCATATCGAACGAGAGAAAACAACACTTGGAATTTCAATTGGTGGTGATGGAACGTTTCTGGAAGCCGCTCGGTCGTTTGCTCCATTCCAGATCCCACTGATGGGAATCAACTCTGGCACATTAGCATTTTTAGCTCGTGTTGAGCCACTTGACGTTGAGGATGCATTAACAGCTGTCTACCGTGGGCGAGCATCAATTAACGCAAGACAGCAGTATGAGGTCACTGCCGGAGATATCAACACAACAGGTATCAATGAGATGTTTTTACAAAAACATCCGCCAGAAGACCGCTATGGGACGAAGGTTGGATCACTACATGTATTTGTCGATAAGGAGTATGTTGGTAAATACTTCGGCAGCGGGCTGATTGTTTCAACCCCAACAGGAAGCACTGGGCGAGCATACTCGAACGGTGGTCCAGTCCATTATCCGCAAAACAACCGAACGCTGCAGATAATTCCGCATGAGACAATCAGCGCGGCAGTCGACCCGATAGTTGTCAGTCAAGATTCAGAGATCGATATCGTTCTCGATTCTGACTTTGACATAGACATTGATGGAGGGCGGCAGTTCGAGCGACTCGAATCAGATACTGTTGTGCATATCTCTGGTGCAAATCAACCGGTTCAGACTGTCCGCACACCGTATGATGATGCATTTATAACTGCGATGGTTGATAAACTTGATTGGGGTCTTCGAACCGTCGATAATGATGGTCCCCGATCAGCGCTTGAAGACAATATTACATCATCAGATTTCAAAGAGCGCGCTGCGCGCGTCGCGAGAGAAGCTGCTCGGTCTGCTGGTGAGCCACTTCAGGAACTTCATGGACAAGTAGAGAATATTCAATATAAAACTGACAAGTCAGATATCGTCACCGAAGCAGATTATCAAGCAAATGATATCATCGAAACAGCCATCAATAGTGAATTTCCTGATCACATTGTACAATCTGAGGAAAATGATCAAACTGTCCCTACAGAGGGCTATGCATGGATTATCGACCCGCTCGATGGGACTGGAAATTTCGCTCATGGAAACCCAAATTACTCGATTTCAATTGCACTGCTGAAGGATAGAATTCCGGTTGTCGGTGTTGTATACGCACCAGAACCCGCGGATATGTTTTATGCTATTGATGGAAGAGGTGCATACCAGAATGATCATAAAATAGAACCAACATCGAGAAGTCAGCTTGATGAAAGCATGTTACTCTCTGGATATGACCCTAGCGGTGAGTTTTTGCAGGCGTTTTATCATGAGACACAGGGTGTTCGTCGATTAGGAAGTGCTGCGCTCAATCTTGCATATGTTGCGTCTGGAAGTGCCGATGCAGTTTGGGAGCATGACACACATCCGTGGGATGTTGCGGCTGGACTCTGTTTGCTCCGAGAGGTTGGTGGGAAAACGACGGATCAGTATGGGTCATCATATGAATTGAGCTTCAATGCGACTGACCAGCGAACACCATTACTTGCAAGCAATGGTTCGGTTCATGAACAACTTATCTCACATATTGATACCTCTGATTTGATGTCTGAGTAA
- a CDS encoding EamA family transporter → MWILTGVIAVCARAVMSPYQKRLLADASESEVLFVRDTVALGLFLPVVGWTAIKYGFSGTPRSAVAMVLTGALNVIGAFMIFAALSREDASVVIPLTSLSPVITSLVEPLLRDTAITPLVIAGAVLSACGAAVVNSEQNTIQSILYGSDTTAVALAVSVNFVFGVTSTLDGIATASINPLYVSSIIVLFVGIGSAGRLWRAGAVHEPSQRRQLLALYKGDKGILGILQFGGLAATLFTFGAAPSATQASILFRASIILVVIISSVGLNEGHLRRRTIGAVLIALGVGLGVSG, encoded by the coding sequence ATGTGGATTTTGACTGGTGTTATCGCTGTTTGCGCTCGAGCAGTCATGAGTCCGTATCAGAAGCGGTTGCTTGCTGACGCTTCGGAGTCAGAGGTATTGTTTGTTCGAGATACCGTTGCGCTTGGACTGTTTCTACCAGTAGTTGGATGGACCGCAATTAAATATGGATTTTCAGGGACGCCGCGGAGTGCTGTTGCAATGGTGCTGACAGGGGCATTGAATGTCATCGGTGCATTCATGATATTTGCAGCATTGTCTCGAGAGGATGCATCCGTTGTTATCCCACTAACATCCCTATCACCAGTCATCACATCACTGGTTGAACCTCTTTTGCGTGACACGGCTATCACACCACTTGTGATCGCTGGAGCTGTTCTAAGCGCTTGTGGGGCTGCAGTAGTGAATTCTGAACAAAATACCATCCAGAGTATTTTATACGGCTCAGATACGACAGCAGTCGCATTGGCAGTATCGGTTAACTTTGTTTTCGGCGTGACGTCCACGCTTGATGGCATCGCTACTGCAAGTATTAATCCATTATATGTCTCATCAATTATTGTATTATTCGTTGGAATCGGGAGTGCAGGTCGACTGTGGCGAGCTGGCGCTGTTCATGAGCCATCCCAGCGGAGACAACTTCTCGCGCTTTATAAGGGTGATAAAGGCATTCTTGGCATATTACAATTTGGCGGGCTTGCAGCAACCCTATTTACCTTTGGTGCAGCCCCGAGTGCTACACAAGCTTCGATTTTATTCCGGGCAAGTATTATTCTAGTTGTCATCATAAGCAGTGTTGGGCTGAACGAGGGTCATCTCCGACGACGCACTATTGGGGCAGTACTCATCGCTCTTGGAGTAGGGCTTGGTGTCAGTGGCTGA
- the purT gene encoding formate-dependent phosphoribosylglycinamide formyltransferase, translating to MPPAHGNRLGTPESPNATTLLLLGSGELGKEVVLAAQRLGIETVAVDRYEHAPAMQVAHRDYIIDMTDATALREVVQQEDPTIIIPEIEAIATDELKRLETQGYDVVPTAQATRLTMDREWIREFAAEEVGVTTSEYAFADNYDTYRKAVEDIGIPVVVKPTMSSSGKGQSIVRESAEINGAWETARAGSRSDTGRVIIEELVEFDSEFTLLTVRHADGTTFCPPVGHTQQDGDYRTSWQPHSLTTEQRTTAQQMAQKVTDGLGGYGIFGVEFFVQDGTVIFSELSPRPHDTGLVTLSSQRLSQFDLHLRAILGLPIPDIDVERPGASAALVVDEPLTRPAFTGVDEALSMSDVDIRLFGKPEAYPGRRMGAAVATAIDIEMAQERASEAVDCIHVSDDKT from the coding sequence ATGCCACCTGCTCATGGGAATCGCCTGGGGACACCAGAAAGTCCAAACGCTACGACACTGCTGTTACTTGGAAGCGGAGAACTTGGAAAAGAGGTCGTCCTTGCAGCCCAACGATTGGGGATAGAAACGGTTGCTGTCGACCGATATGAACATGCACCAGCGATGCAGGTCGCACATCGGGACTACATAATTGATATGACCGATGCAACTGCACTCCGAGAGGTCGTCCAGCAAGAGGATCCCACAATTATTATTCCGGAAATCGAGGCTATTGCGACCGATGAGCTGAAACGATTAGAAACACAGGGCTACGATGTCGTACCGACGGCTCAGGCGACTCGACTGACGATGGATCGTGAGTGGATCCGTGAATTTGCTGCTGAGGAAGTCGGTGTTACAACAAGTGAGTATGCCTTCGCTGATAATTATGACACATACCGCAAAGCGGTCGAGGATATCGGGATCCCAGTCGTTGTCAAGCCCACGATGTCATCATCAGGGAAAGGACAATCAATTGTGCGTGAAAGCGCCGAAATCAATGGCGCTTGGGAGACCGCCCGAGCAGGATCACGGTCGGATACCGGTCGTGTCATTATTGAAGAACTTGTTGAGTTTGACTCCGAGTTCACACTCCTCACAGTTCGTCATGCCGACGGAACGACATTCTGTCCCCCCGTCGGACATACACAACAAGACGGTGATTATCGAACAAGTTGGCAGCCACATTCATTGACAACTGAACAACGAACAACCGCGCAGCAGATGGCTCAGAAAGTAACAGATGGGCTCGGTGGATATGGCATTTTTGGCGTCGAATTCTTTGTGCAGGATGGAACAGTGATCTTCAGCGAACTCTCACCACGACCACACGACACCGGATTAGTAACACTAAGCTCTCAGCGATTAAGCCAGTTTGATCTCCATCTGCGCGCCATTCTCGGTCTCCCGATACCTGACATCGATGTTGAGCGCCCAGGTGCAAGCGCAGCATTAGTCGTTGATGAACCACTTACCCGACCTGCGTTCACCGGAGTTGATGAGGCGTTATCAATGTCTGACGTTGATATACGATTGTTCGGTAAGCCTGAGGCCTATCCTGGTCGACGAATGGGAGCTGCCGTTGCAACTGCTATCGATATTGAGATGGCACAAGAGCGGGCTTCAGAAGCCGTTGATTGTATTCACGTTAGTGATGATAAGACGTGA